DNA sequence from the Nicotiana tomentosiformis chromosome 3, ASM39032v3, whole genome shotgun sequence genome:
AAAGAAGACCAATATGGGCCAACAACTGAACTCTAATAGAGTATATGATATTTTGAGGTTATGTGGAGAAATATTCAAGGTTCCAGGAGTAAGCTATTCAATAAATATTTGAGGAAGTAGGGTTATAATAGGTTAAAATAGCACGAGCTAGCCAGTTTTcgaactggtaattgaaaaatagtcagcgtttacaaagtcattgaaaaatagccactattttgctgcaagacggaaagttccagcataatatactggagattggagcacatgtgtatgaacttccagcatattatgttggaactccaactcattatgaaattccagcatgttatgctggaagttcacatgtaacaAATTCTAACTCCAGCTTATTATTttggaatattttccggattttgaacagtatttttgttcagatttatctttacataaaaaatggctaaatttcgattacttttgaaactatgactatttttcaattaccagttgtaaaactgactatttttgaatttcacccttATACTAGATCTCCTTTTACAACATTGAAGTTGCTGAACTTATCCTTTATTGAAATTAAATGCAGTCTGTTTAATTTCCTCCGGCATTCATCTCTAGTGCCCTTTCACTCAAAACAGTTCTTGAATTTTGCTATGTCCGGGCAATGAAGAATTATGCATATTGAATACTAGATAAAAAAGGGGGTTAATTGGTTAATGTAGTGCCATGGTTCTTGACTAAACAAATCAGTAAATTGAGACACTTCACTAATCGACTAATGTGTATCTTATCTAGCAAATAGTAGGTGAAATGAGAGTAAGATAGAATAACAAGAAATCAGAGTCACAAACCAGTAGGCACATTTGAAGCCAAATTTGAGAGGACTAATATGACAACAGCAAGAACTGCTATACCAGCTGCATGATCTATCTTGGCATATGGTTCCATTAATTCCCAGAAAGCACTTGGAATCCCTGTTCTGTTAAAACCCTCAACTGTGATAAACATACCACAGAAGAATATCAACAGTGAATAGGACACCTGTATAGTTGAAACAACAGAGTGAACAAGTTTTGCTTTTGCCTCAAAGTCAATAGGAGTTACATACACTGACCATAGGAAATCTTTTACACTATTAGTGGAATATAATAGTATGTTATAGCTCATAATCTGCCTTATTTCCTGGTTTCACTTTTTTGTAGATGGTTATCTGTAGTTATCTTTTAGGTTAACCTCATAGTGTAAAAAATGTTTTACATATGGAGGTTAAACTCTAAATAAATATATGAGAAATGTGATTGATTTCTAAACTTTCCCAGTTACCTTTTCTAAGCATGGTCTGGCATCTTTGAAATCAAGAACCACAAGTGCAAGTGCTGCTGTAATAGCAGTCCATGACATATTCAAACCCATCAATAACGATATTAACATTCCAATTGTAACCAAATAAACACATAGTTTCCATAACAATCTTTTCCATATTTCTCTGGAACTCTCCTTTTCCTCATAAGATGTGAAGTTTTGATCTTCACATCCATCGACAGTCTTCGAAGACACAATCTTGTCCCTCATTTGAAGTGATCCATCATTTGGTACTTCTTTTGAATCTTTGGCGCGATTGTCAAGTGTTTCAGCATTATTTATTAGACCACTGGTATTAATTGAATCCAAAGTAAACCTTTCCAGAGAATCTAATGAATTAACATGTGACATAGTTGCTGGTGAAAAGCGATGAGAGATTACTACTTCTTCTTCAACTAATTCTATAGCACCATTTTCTACATCCTTCTGAACAGACAACAAATTCCAATACATGCAAAGCAACAATAGAGCATTAACAACAATTCCAACAAGCATTGCAGGAAGTATACCAAATAAAAACTTCCCAAATGTTATTTTGCTCTGTACTGCTATAACCAAGTTCTGAGGATTCCCAATAGGAGTTGCTGAAGATCCAATATTAGCACTCGAGGCAAGAGCTAAAAGGAATGGATGAGGTGGGAGATTTTGTTGCCTAGCAATTTTCAGTACAAACTCAGTCAACACAACACAAGAAGTATCATTAGTGAAAAATGCACTGGAAATAGCAGAAATCAAACAGATTCTGCAAAGTAAATCTTTAGCTCCCATACTTTTCCAAGCCAATAACTTTCCCAAGTATTTAAACATGTCTGCTCTTTCTAAATAGATGCTCACAACCATTGTTCCAAATAGAAGGCCTAAAATTGGAAGATCAATAGCAGCATATGCTTCATCTGGTGTCAAGACGCGAAATATGACCATAAGCATAGCACCGAGGAGTGAACCTGCTGTCCTTCCAATTGGCAAAAATGGGACAGCAGGAAAAACTGCTAATACCCAAAAAATAGCAAAGGCAATTGAACCAACAATCACTTTCTCAGTTGATGCCATAGCCATTTTTCTGAATTTAGTCAAGTCCTAACTTTTTGGATGTTCAAAATGTTTCTAATAGTCAGAACATTAGCAGAAACTGAATATCTCTGAAATGGAAAAGAGGTAAACAAACGTTAATTAAacactaaaaactgaaaaaa
Encoded proteins:
- the LOC104088232 gene encoding silicon efflux transporter LSI2-like, producing the protein MAMASTEKVIVGSIAFAIFWVLAVFPAVPFLPIGRTAGSLLGAMLMVIFRVLTPDEAYAAIDLPILGLLFGTMVVSIYLERADMFKYLGKLLAWKSMGAKDLLCRICLISAISSAFFTNDTSCVVLTEFVLKIARQQNLPPHPFLLALASSANIGSSATPIGNPQNLVIAVQSKITFGKFLFGILPAMLVGIVVNALLLLCMYWNLLSVQKDVENGAIELVEEEVVISHRFSPATMSHVNSLDSLERFTLDSINTSGLINNAETLDNRAKDSKEVPNDGSLQMRDKIVSSKTVDGCEDQNFTSYEEKESSREIWKRLLWKLCVYLVTIGMLISLLMGLNMSWTAITAALALVVLDFKDARPCLEKVSYSLLIFFCGMFITVEGFNRTGIPSAFWELMEPYAKIDHAAGIAVLAVVILVLSNLASNVPTVLLLGGRVAASAAAISPASEKKAWLILAWVSTVARNLSLLGSAANLIVCEQARRAQPFGYNLSFWSHLKFGVPSTLIVTVIGLTLIRG